One stretch of Zingiber officinale cultivar Zhangliang chromosome 6B, Zo_v1.1, whole genome shotgun sequence DNA includes these proteins:
- the LOC121989498 gene encoding protein FIP1-like has translation MSHERPSTSPAASLTADENNLFLDIIHEAPLSGHREPRSIFGSALYCLLLAGYAVVAAAAPWIFILVPKLIPTLLCSCNVLILILTAMFQQYWVYQVKKVRLQGYYSFSQRLKHIAQLPFATITYGSAMMLLVLVWQPYIKILSVVTLLRIVMLVEVICAGCFMSVYVGYIHQYNSLDGQPDILKSLYSALQPSSSLEDRRYYDGGRLSDQQMALLQYQRENLHYLNEEVLRLQECLSKYQRSDDGNTPQVDLAHLLASRDQELRALTAEMNQVHSELRLARNLIAERDTEVQNMQVTNNQYIEENERLRAILGEWSTRAAKLERALEAERLSNMELQKSISELRSKPTGQQTDAQQS, from the exons ATGTCCCACGAGAGACCCTCCACCTCTCCGGCCGCTTCCCTCACTGCCGACGAAAACAACCT ATTTCTTGACATCATACATGAAGCTCCATTATCTGGTCATCGAGAGCCTCGGAGCATCTTTGGTAGTGCTTTGTATTGTCTCCTGTTG GCAGGTTATGCTGTTGTAGCTGCAGCAGCTCCATGGATATTTATTCTTGTGCCAAAGTTAATCCCAACGCTGCTTTGTAGTTGCAATGTTCTAATTTTGATCCTTACAG CTATGTTTCAGCAATATTGGGTGTACCAGGTTAAAAAAGTGCGCCTGCAG GGCTATTATTCATTCAGTCAAAGATTGAAGCACATTGCTCAACTTCCTTTTGCTACCATCACCTACG GAAGTGCAATGATGCTACTTGTCTTAGTTTGGCAACCATATATCAAGATATTATCTGTTGTAACATTGCTGAG GATAGTCATGCTTGTTGAAGTCATCTGCGCTGGATGCTTTATGAGCGTATATGTTG GCTATATCCATCAATACAATTCTTTGGATGGCCAACCTGATATTTTGAAGTCTCTTTACTCGGCATTACAACCGTCGAGTTCATTGGAGGACCGGAG ATATTATGATGGTGGTCGTCTTTCGGACCAACAAATGGCTTTACTCCAGTACCAACGAGAAAATCTTCATTATTTGAACGAAGAG GTTCTCCGATTACAAGAATGCTTAAGCAAATATCAAAGATCAGATGATGGAAATACCCCACAG GTTGACCTTGCTCATTTGTTGGCTTCTCGAGATCAAGAACTTCGAGCACTGACTGCCGAG ATGAATCAAGTGCATTCTGAACTCCGCCTTGCTCGTAATCTAATTGCTGAGAGAGACACCGAAGTTCAGAACATGCAAGTGACAAACAACCAG TATATCGAAGAGAACGAGAGACTAAGAGCTATACTAGGAGAATGGAGCACTCGAGCGGCTAAG CTCGAGAGAGCACTCGAAGCGGAGCGCTTGTCGAATATGGAACTTCAAAAGAGCATCTCGGAGCTGAGAAGCAAACCGACCGGTCAGCAGACTGATGCGCAACAAAGCTAA
- the LOC121989497 gene encoding pentatricopeptide repeat-containing protein At2g06000-like yields MLSHAPLHHSVSYCRCRLRRILFLLACPAHRRLCTASEPSPDPSDLWIAKIVSTIFRLAPTPAAAEPRLSPLRPVLSPSVVLAALRRLRDPLSALGLFYLSRSDLGVVHLPQAFTFLISCLCRSGLQDVALKLFDEMASEGHTVDGSFVEFLANSCIEAGKFDLATGFLAAVSKYGYRLQAYTFNKLLTLLVREERVSDAVLLLRQHLGFQFLSIDTCSFNILIKGLSRVGDMDTALEVFNQMQSFGYVPDIITYNILIDGLCRADQVNNGHKILQKVRSDSASVPNVVTYTSVISGYCKIGKMEEAYQVFDEMIGAGIKPSRITYNVLINGYGKMGNMPSAISLYERMLVCGCPPDVVTFTSLIDGYCRSGLLNDAMKLWDEMNQRELKPNAYTFSVVIHCLCRKNKVGDARNLLKVLNGRRDVVPRAFIYNPVIHGLCKVGNIDEANSVLLEMEERSCTPDKYTYTILIIGHCMKGRMFEAIAIFQKMVNSGCTPDSITVDSLISCLLKAGIPHEINKIKSFASGRGSNFEIPNLQDIHSSIGKSMDISVAI; encoded by the coding sequence ATGCTCTCACACGCCCCGCTCCACCATTCCGTGAGCTACTGCCGCTGCCGCCTCCGCCGCATCCTCTTCCTACTCGCCTGCCCCGCCCACCGCCGCCTGTGCACCGCCTCCGAACCCAGCCCCGACCCTTCCGATCTCTGGATCGCCAAGATAGTCTCTACCATCTTCCGCCTCGCCCCTACTCCCGCCGCGGCCGAACCCCGCCTCTCCCCCCTTCGCCCAGTGCTATCCCCCTCCGTCGTCCTCGCCGCCCTGCGTCGCCTCCGCGATCCTCTATCCGCCCTTGGACTCTTCTACCTTAGCCGCTCCGATCTCGGCGTCGTCCACCTTCCCCAAGCTTTTACATTCCTGATCTCCTGCCTCTGCCGGTCCGGCCTCCAAGATGTCGCTTTGAAGTTGTTCGATGAAATGGCGAGCGAGGGCCACACTGTGGATGGCTCCTTCGTGGAGTTTCTGGCTAATTCCTGTATCGAGGCCGGTAAATTCGACCTTGCCACTGGTTTTCTTGCTGCAGTTTCCAAATACGGATACCGCTTGCAAGCCTACACCTTCAACAAGCTCCTAACTCTTTTAGTAAGGGAAGAACGAGTTAGTGATGCCGTTCTTCTTCTGAGACAGCATTTAGGCTTTCAGTTTCTATCCATTGATACATGTAGCTTCAATATACTCATAAAGGGTCTTAGTAGAGTAGGTGACATGGATACTGCATTAGAGGTTTTCAACCAGATGCAGAGCTTTGGCTACGTGCCAGATATTATTACCTATAACATTCTTATTGATGGGCTCTGTCGAGCCGATCAGGTTAATAATGGACACAAGATTTTGCAAAAAGTCCGATCGGATAGTGCATCGGTGCCAAATGTGGTCACATACACATCTGTCATTTCTGGTTATTGCAAAATCGGCAAGATGGAAGAGGCATATCAGGTTTTTGATGAGATGATTGGTGCTGGAATCAAACCTAGCAGGATAACATACAATGTTCTTATCAATGGTTATGGTAAGATGGGGAATATGCCATCTGCTATTTCTTTGTATGAGAGAATGTTAGTTTGTGGTTGTCCACCTGATGTTGTTACTTTTACTTCATTGATTGATGGGTATTGCCGAAGTGGACTGCTCAATGATGCAATGAAGCTTTGGGATGAGATGAATCAGAGGGAACTAAAGCCTAACGCATACACCTTTTCTGTTGTTATACATTGTTTGTGCAGGAAGAACAAGGTGGGTGATGCCAGAAATCTTCTGAAGGTACTGAATGGCAGGAGAGATGTTGTGCCACGAGCCTTCATTTACAACCCTGTCATTCATGGGCTTTGTAAGGTTGGCAACATAGACGAGGCCAATTCAGTTCTACTAGAAATGGAGGAAAGGAGTTGCACTCCAGACAAATATACTTACACTATACTTATCATTGGACACTGCATGAAGGGAAGAATGTTTGAAGCCATAGCCATTTTCCAGAAAATGGTTAATTCAGGATGTACTCCGGATAGCATAACAGTTGATTCTTTAATATCATGTCTTTTAAAGGCTGGGATTCCCCATGAAATCAACAAGATAAAGTCTTTTGCCTCTGGAAGGGGttcaaattttgaaataccaaatctTCAGGACATTCATTCATCCATTGGTAAAAGCATGGATATTTCAGTGGCTATTTAA